Proteins encoded by one window of Akkermansia muciniphila ATCC BAA-835:
- a CDS encoding low molecular weight protein-tyrosine-phosphatase codes for MNAPEPYRVLFVCLGNICRSPAAEIIFKKMVAEQGLEHLVESDSAGMIGYHRGCPPDSRMLTALKKYGYEDPGLKSRPVRKEDLEQFDLIVGMDRENLRDLKRLDKKGQWTGKIVPMCFFTTRFPDEEVPDPYYGGQEGFEHVVKLLQDGCGNLLERLKEQLSL; via the coding sequence ATGAATGCTCCCGAACCTTACCGAGTCCTGTTTGTCTGTCTGGGCAACATCTGCCGCTCTCCTGCCGCTGAAATCATTTTCAAAAAAATGGTCGCAGAACAAGGTTTGGAACATTTGGTTGAGAGCGATTCCGCCGGAATGATCGGTTATCATCGGGGCTGCCCTCCGGATAGCCGGATGCTGACGGCACTGAAAAAATACGGATATGAGGATCCGGGACTTAAGTCGCGCCCCGTGCGGAAAGAGGATTTGGAACAATTTGACCTGATTGTGGGAATGGACCGTGAAAATCTGCGGGATTTGAAACGATTGGATAAAAAGGGACAATGGACAGGCAAAATAGTGCCCATGTGTTTTTTCACGACTCGTTTTCCGGATGAAGAAGTACCGGATCCCTATTATGGGGGACAGGAAGGCTTTGAGCATGTGGTAAAATTGCTGCAGGACGGTTGCGGCAATCTGCTGGAGCGTTTGAAGGAGCAGCTTTCCTTGTAA